A single genomic interval of Osmerus eperlanus chromosome 14, fOsmEpe2.1, whole genome shotgun sequence harbors:
- the prom1b gene encoding prominin 1 b isoform X1: MRWTAGLVLLLCWGSSSSQPQRDSPEDDSFRSQANSSRQRSPPPVQALDFGFVPSAVYETHAYYEPGTIGILFHMVHAFLYVVQPNPFPKDLIVRVIQQNMGGIKIEEWRKPDNVVLLLQAIYYEMGFIVCVCAGCVFVLLMPIVGMCFCVCRCCENCGGEMHQRQRKNIDCQRGFFTTALVATSIFITVGVLFAYAANHNISSQIKSTRRLINANMRDLKTFANNTPAQIDYLTAQYSTAKNKVLSDMDNIGPLLGGRIQSQLEKEVVPSLDSALRMAGVKVESAIKAMRETKEGLETVSSSLEVLHEGTARLQASLAGERSSLSNTLSDPACTNGAVSHTCNTIRSTLTQLGINADFTGLPDVVDQLDSLDALLKTDLSNIVQRGYSSFNDTPRLVKEQTKEVVAALPRVKGMLDKIGGEIIGFSKMFPVEPSLANFTIFLGQGQKNIESYYPQIDQLDFYRWIGCVTVLCTVVLILAFNFLGLLCGTCGYDKQATPTTRGCLSNTGGNLLMAGVGFTFIFAWVLMGVVAAGFLVGGNVEKLVCEPLANKQLFKILDTPYMVHPSKKNFLPGMLFQNPNIDLTVGSMYRECVKNNGLYHALQLETMFNINSFLNRTVYNKDLSKVFEGVKIDLQSIQLLDPEGRDNLINFANTGVGEINFAAYLAEVNKGVTLVDLLSFCNELEAQADQLPRGALENALKGHASNIRQIHKEQVVPMEQAVKFVRARSSLSSSIRLLQRTSRELPTKVTNVLSAIDAAEYLITQNASHVVKQETDAYIQTLVGYFKQYTTWVKNSLTGEVAQCKPISNLVDSMEIVACSFIVDSVNTFWFGLGCCCIFLIPSTIFSVKLAKYYRRMDTEDVFEDMVITGYHGEQVFGIHGNPAMFSCPSYNTLTRFPRASAPPQYPDW, translated from the exons ATGCGGTGGACAGCCGGACTCGTATTGCTACTATGCTGGGGATCATCGAGCAGTCAGCCACAGCGGGATTCACCTGAGGATGACTCTTTCCGTAGCCAAGCGAACTCCTCAAGACAGCGGTCCCCGCCACCTGTGCAGGCCCTAGACTTTGGTTTCGTGCCGTCAGCCGTGTATGAAACACACGCTTATTATGAGCCCGGTACCATTGGAATTCTGTTCCACATGGTACATGCGTTCCTCTACGTGGTCCAACCGAACCCCTTTCCTAAAG atCTGATCGTTAGAGTCATTCAGCAGAACATGGGAGGCATCAAAatagaggagtggaggaag CCAGACAATGTGGTCCTGTTACTCCAG GCCATCTACTATGAGATGGGcttcatcgtgtgtgtgtgcgcggggtgtgtgtttgtgctgctgATGCCCATCGTGGggatgtgcttctgtgtgtgtcgcTGCTGTGAGAACTGCGGCGGCGAGATGCACCAACGCCAGAGGAAAAACATTGACTGCCAGCGAGGGTTCTTCACCACCGCGCTCGTCGCCACTTCCATCTTCATCAC GGTGGGAGTTCTGTTTGCGTACGCTGCAAATCACAACATCAGCTCCCAGATCAAGAGTACCAGACGTCTTATCAACGCCAACATGAGAGACCTGAAGACCTTTGCCAACAACACCCCTGCa CAAATTGACTACTTGACAGCCCAGTATTCTACTGCCAAGAACAAAGTCCTTTCAGACATGGATA ACATTGGGCCGTTGCTGGGAGGGAGGATTCAATCACAGCTGGAGAAAGAGGTGGTGCCATCTCTGGATAGCGCCCTCCGCATGGCtggag TGAAAGTGGAGAGTGCAATCAAAG CCATGCGGGAGACCAAGGAGGGCCTGGAGACGGTCAGCTCCTCTCTGGAGGTGCTCCATGAGGGGACGGCCCGCTTGCAGGCCAGCCTGGCCGGGGAGCGCTCCTCCCTGTCCAACACCCTGTCGGACCCTGCCTGCACCAACGGAGCCGTGTCTCACACCTGCAACACCATCCGCtctacactcacacagctgGGGATCAACGCCGACTTCACCGGG CTTCCTGATGTGGTCGATCAGCTGGACAGTCTGGATGCCTTACTGAAGACAGACCTCAGCAACATCGTCCAGAGG GGCTACTCATCCTTCAATGACACTCCCAGACTGGTGAAAGAGCAAACCAAGGAAGtggtggcag CATTGCCTC gAGTAAAGGGAATGCTGGATAAGATTGGAGGAGAGATTATTGGCTTTTCCAAGATGTTCCCAGTGGAGCCATCTCTGGCTAACTTCACCATCTTCCTGGGTCAGGGCCAAAAGAACATCGAGTCCTACTACCCCCAGATCGACCAGCTAGATTTctacag GTGGATAGGCtgcgtgactgttctgtgtacAGTGGTTCTGATCCTGGCTTTCAACTTCCTGGGTCTGCTGTGTGGCACCTGTGGCTACGACAAACAGGCCACGCCCACCACCCGTGGCTGCCTCTCCAACACTGGGGGCAACCTGCTCATGGC aggGGTAGGGTTCACCTTCATCTTTGCCTGGGTGCTGATGGGAGTTGTAGCTGCTGGTTTCCTGGTCGGGGGAAACGTGGAGAAGTTGGTTTGCGAGCCTTTGGCTAACAAGCAACTGTTTAAG atcctaGACACTCCTTACATGGTTCACCCATCCAAGAAGAACTTCCTCCCTGGAATGCTTTTCCAGAATCCCAACATCGACCTCACTGTAGGAAGCATGTACCG GGAGTGTGTGAAAAACAACGGTCTGTATCATGCTCTGCAGCTGGAAACCATGTTCAACATCAACAGCTTCCTAAACAGGACTGTG TACAACAAGGACCTGAGCAAAGTGTTTGAGGGTGTGAAGATAGACCTGCAGAGTATTCAGCTGCTGGATCCGGAGGGAAGAGACAACCTTATCAACTTTGCCAACACTGGAGTGGGAGAGATCAACTTTGCAGCCTACCTGGCTGAG GTGAACAAGGGCGTGACTCTGGTGGATCTCTTGTCCTTCTGCAACGAGCTTGAGGCTCAGGCTGACCAACTG CCACGAGGAGCTCTGGAGAACGCACTGAAGGGCCATGCCAGCAATATCAGACAGATTCACAAAGAACAGGTTGTCCCAATGGAGCAAGCAGTG AAATTTGTGAGAGCTCGG AGTAGCCTCAGCTCAAGCATCCGCTTACTGCAGAGAACATCTAGAGAACTACCG ACCAAAGTCACAAATGTCCTGAGTGCTATCGACGCAGCCGAATACCTCATAACCCAGAATGCATCACACGTGGTCAAGCAG GAAACAGACGCCTATATACAGACTTTGGTGGGCTACTTCAAACAGTACACCACTTGGGTGAAGAACTCT CTGACGGGGGAAGTGGCTCAATGTAAACCCATCAGTAACCTGGTCGACTCCATGGAGATAGTGGCCTGCAGCTTCATAGTGGACTCAGTG aacACGTTCTGGTTCGGTCTGGGATGCTGCTGTATCTTCCTCATCCCCAGCACCATCTTTTCTGTAAAACTGGCCAAGTACTACCGGAGGATGGACACAGAGGATGTCTTTGAGGA TATGGTTATAACAGGTTACCATGGAGAGCAGGTATTTGGTATCCATGGCAACCCAGCCATGTTCAG TTGCCCATCCTACAACACCCTGACTCGCTTCCCCCGAGCCTCTGCCCCTCCACAGTATCCTGACTGGTGA
- the prom1b gene encoding prominin 1 b isoform X2, which yields MRWTAGLVLLLCWGSSSSQPQRDSPEDDSFRSQANSSRQRSPPPVQALDFGFVPSAVYETHAYYEPGTIGILFHMVHAFLYVVQPNPFPKDLIVRVIQQNMGGIKIEEWRKPDNVVLLLQAIYYEMGFIVCVCAGCVFVLLMPIVGMCFCVCRCCENCGGEMHQRQRKNIDCQRGFFTTALVATSIFITVGVLFAYAANHNISSQIKSTRRLINANMRDLKTFANNTPAQIDYLTAQYSTAKNKVLSDMDNIGPLLGGRIQSQLEKEVVPSLDSALRMAGVKVESAIKAMRETKEGLETVSSSLEVLHEGTARLQASLAGERSSLSNTLSDPACTNGAVSHTCNTIRSTLTQLGINADFTGLPDVVDQLDSLDALLKTDLSNIVQRGYSSFNDTPRLVKEQTKEVVAALPRVKGMLDKIGGEIIGFSKMFPVEPSLANFTIFLGQGQKNIESYYPQIDQLDFYRWIGCVTVLCTVVLILAFNFLGLLCGTCGYDKQATPTTRGCLSNTGGNLLMAGVGFTFIFAWVLMGVVAAGFLVGGNVEKLVCEPLANKQLFKILDTPYMVHPSKKNFLPGMLFQNPNIDLTVGSMYRECVKNNGLYHALQLETMFNINSFLNRTVYNKDLSKVFEGVKIDLQSIQLLDPEGRDNLINFANTGVGEINFAAYLAEVNKGVTLVDLLSFCNELEAQADQLPRGALENALKGHASNIRQIHKEQVVPMEQAVSSLSSSIRLLQRTSRELPTKVTNVLSAIDAAEYLITQNASHVVKQETDAYIQTLVGYFKQYTTWVKNSLTGEVAQCKPISNLVDSMEIVACSFIVDSVNTFWFGLGCCCIFLIPSTIFSVKLAKYYRRMDTEDVFEDMVITGYHGEQVFGIHGNPAMFSCPSYNTLTRFPRASAPPQYPDW from the exons ATGCGGTGGACAGCCGGACTCGTATTGCTACTATGCTGGGGATCATCGAGCAGTCAGCCACAGCGGGATTCACCTGAGGATGACTCTTTCCGTAGCCAAGCGAACTCCTCAAGACAGCGGTCCCCGCCACCTGTGCAGGCCCTAGACTTTGGTTTCGTGCCGTCAGCCGTGTATGAAACACACGCTTATTATGAGCCCGGTACCATTGGAATTCTGTTCCACATGGTACATGCGTTCCTCTACGTGGTCCAACCGAACCCCTTTCCTAAAG atCTGATCGTTAGAGTCATTCAGCAGAACATGGGAGGCATCAAAatagaggagtggaggaag CCAGACAATGTGGTCCTGTTACTCCAG GCCATCTACTATGAGATGGGcttcatcgtgtgtgtgtgcgcggggtgtgtgtttgtgctgctgATGCCCATCGTGGggatgtgcttctgtgtgtgtcgcTGCTGTGAGAACTGCGGCGGCGAGATGCACCAACGCCAGAGGAAAAACATTGACTGCCAGCGAGGGTTCTTCACCACCGCGCTCGTCGCCACTTCCATCTTCATCAC GGTGGGAGTTCTGTTTGCGTACGCTGCAAATCACAACATCAGCTCCCAGATCAAGAGTACCAGACGTCTTATCAACGCCAACATGAGAGACCTGAAGACCTTTGCCAACAACACCCCTGCa CAAATTGACTACTTGACAGCCCAGTATTCTACTGCCAAGAACAAAGTCCTTTCAGACATGGATA ACATTGGGCCGTTGCTGGGAGGGAGGATTCAATCACAGCTGGAGAAAGAGGTGGTGCCATCTCTGGATAGCGCCCTCCGCATGGCtggag TGAAAGTGGAGAGTGCAATCAAAG CCATGCGGGAGACCAAGGAGGGCCTGGAGACGGTCAGCTCCTCTCTGGAGGTGCTCCATGAGGGGACGGCCCGCTTGCAGGCCAGCCTGGCCGGGGAGCGCTCCTCCCTGTCCAACACCCTGTCGGACCCTGCCTGCACCAACGGAGCCGTGTCTCACACCTGCAACACCATCCGCtctacactcacacagctgGGGATCAACGCCGACTTCACCGGG CTTCCTGATGTGGTCGATCAGCTGGACAGTCTGGATGCCTTACTGAAGACAGACCTCAGCAACATCGTCCAGAGG GGCTACTCATCCTTCAATGACACTCCCAGACTGGTGAAAGAGCAAACCAAGGAAGtggtggcag CATTGCCTC gAGTAAAGGGAATGCTGGATAAGATTGGAGGAGAGATTATTGGCTTTTCCAAGATGTTCCCAGTGGAGCCATCTCTGGCTAACTTCACCATCTTCCTGGGTCAGGGCCAAAAGAACATCGAGTCCTACTACCCCCAGATCGACCAGCTAGATTTctacag GTGGATAGGCtgcgtgactgttctgtgtacAGTGGTTCTGATCCTGGCTTTCAACTTCCTGGGTCTGCTGTGTGGCACCTGTGGCTACGACAAACAGGCCACGCCCACCACCCGTGGCTGCCTCTCCAACACTGGGGGCAACCTGCTCATGGC aggGGTAGGGTTCACCTTCATCTTTGCCTGGGTGCTGATGGGAGTTGTAGCTGCTGGTTTCCTGGTCGGGGGAAACGTGGAGAAGTTGGTTTGCGAGCCTTTGGCTAACAAGCAACTGTTTAAG atcctaGACACTCCTTACATGGTTCACCCATCCAAGAAGAACTTCCTCCCTGGAATGCTTTTCCAGAATCCCAACATCGACCTCACTGTAGGAAGCATGTACCG GGAGTGTGTGAAAAACAACGGTCTGTATCATGCTCTGCAGCTGGAAACCATGTTCAACATCAACAGCTTCCTAAACAGGACTGTG TACAACAAGGACCTGAGCAAAGTGTTTGAGGGTGTGAAGATAGACCTGCAGAGTATTCAGCTGCTGGATCCGGAGGGAAGAGACAACCTTATCAACTTTGCCAACACTGGAGTGGGAGAGATCAACTTTGCAGCCTACCTGGCTGAG GTGAACAAGGGCGTGACTCTGGTGGATCTCTTGTCCTTCTGCAACGAGCTTGAGGCTCAGGCTGACCAACTG CCACGAGGAGCTCTGGAGAACGCACTGAAGGGCCATGCCAGCAATATCAGACAGATTCACAAAGAACAGGTTGTCCCAATGGAGCAAGCAGTG AGTAGCCTCAGCTCAAGCATCCGCTTACTGCAGAGAACATCTAGAGAACTACCG ACCAAAGTCACAAATGTCCTGAGTGCTATCGACGCAGCCGAATACCTCATAACCCAGAATGCATCACACGTGGTCAAGCAG GAAACAGACGCCTATATACAGACTTTGGTGGGCTACTTCAAACAGTACACCACTTGGGTGAAGAACTCT CTGACGGGGGAAGTGGCTCAATGTAAACCCATCAGTAACCTGGTCGACTCCATGGAGATAGTGGCCTGCAGCTTCATAGTGGACTCAGTG aacACGTTCTGGTTCGGTCTGGGATGCTGCTGTATCTTCCTCATCCCCAGCACCATCTTTTCTGTAAAACTGGCCAAGTACTACCGGAGGATGGACACAGAGGATGTCTTTGAGGA TATGGTTATAACAGGTTACCATGGAGAGCAGGTATTTGGTATCCATGGCAACCCAGCCATGTTCAG TTGCCCATCCTACAACACCCTGACTCGCTTCCCCCGAGCCTCTGCCCCTCCACAGTATCCTGACTGGTGA
- the prom1b gene encoding prominin 1 b isoform X3: MRWTAGLVLLLCWGSSSSQPQRDSPEDDSFRSQANSSRQRSPPPVQALDFGFVPSAVYETHAYYEPGTIGILFHMVHAFLYVVQPNPFPKDLIVRVIQQNMGGIKIEEWRKPDNVVLLLQAIYYEMGFIVCVCAGCVFVLLMPIVGMCFCVCRCCENCGGEMHQRQRKNIDCQRGFFTTALVATSIFITVGVLFAYAANHNISSQIKSTRRLINANMRDLKTFANNTPAQIDYLTAQYSTAKNKVLSDMDNIGPLLGGRIQSQLEKEVVPSLDSALRMAGAMRETKEGLETVSSSLEVLHEGTARLQASLAGERSSLSNTLSDPACTNGAVSHTCNTIRSTLTQLGINADFTGLPDVVDQLDSLDALLKTDLSNIVQRGYSSFNDTPRLVKEQTKEVVAALPRVKGMLDKIGGEIIGFSKMFPVEPSLANFTIFLGQGQKNIESYYPQIDQLDFYRWIGCVTVLCTVVLILAFNFLGLLCGTCGYDKQATPTTRGCLSNTGGNLLMAGVGFTFIFAWVLMGVVAAGFLVGGNVEKLVCEPLANKQLFKILDTPYMVHPSKKNFLPGMLFQNPNIDLTVGSMYRECVKNNGLYHALQLETMFNINSFLNRTVYNKDLSKVFEGVKIDLQSIQLLDPEGRDNLINFANTGVGEINFAAYLAEVNKGVTLVDLLSFCNELEAQADQLPRGALENALKGHASNIRQIHKEQVVPMEQAVKFVRARSSLSSSIRLLQRTSRELPTKVTNVLSAIDAAEYLITQNASHVVKQETDAYIQTLVGYFKQYTTWVKNSLTGEVAQCKPISNLVDSMEIVACSFIVDSVNTFWFGLGCCCIFLIPSTIFSVKLAKYYRRMDTEDVFEDMVITGYHGEQVFGIHGNPAMFSCPSYNTLTRFPRASAPPQYPDW; this comes from the exons ATGCGGTGGACAGCCGGACTCGTATTGCTACTATGCTGGGGATCATCGAGCAGTCAGCCACAGCGGGATTCACCTGAGGATGACTCTTTCCGTAGCCAAGCGAACTCCTCAAGACAGCGGTCCCCGCCACCTGTGCAGGCCCTAGACTTTGGTTTCGTGCCGTCAGCCGTGTATGAAACACACGCTTATTATGAGCCCGGTACCATTGGAATTCTGTTCCACATGGTACATGCGTTCCTCTACGTGGTCCAACCGAACCCCTTTCCTAAAG atCTGATCGTTAGAGTCATTCAGCAGAACATGGGAGGCATCAAAatagaggagtggaggaag CCAGACAATGTGGTCCTGTTACTCCAG GCCATCTACTATGAGATGGGcttcatcgtgtgtgtgtgcgcggggtgtgtgtttgtgctgctgATGCCCATCGTGGggatgtgcttctgtgtgtgtcgcTGCTGTGAGAACTGCGGCGGCGAGATGCACCAACGCCAGAGGAAAAACATTGACTGCCAGCGAGGGTTCTTCACCACCGCGCTCGTCGCCACTTCCATCTTCATCAC GGTGGGAGTTCTGTTTGCGTACGCTGCAAATCACAACATCAGCTCCCAGATCAAGAGTACCAGACGTCTTATCAACGCCAACATGAGAGACCTGAAGACCTTTGCCAACAACACCCCTGCa CAAATTGACTACTTGACAGCCCAGTATTCTACTGCCAAGAACAAAGTCCTTTCAGACATGGATA ACATTGGGCCGTTGCTGGGAGGGAGGATTCAATCACAGCTGGAGAAAGAGGTGGTGCCATCTCTGGATAGCGCCCTCCGCATGGCtggag CCATGCGGGAGACCAAGGAGGGCCTGGAGACGGTCAGCTCCTCTCTGGAGGTGCTCCATGAGGGGACGGCCCGCTTGCAGGCCAGCCTGGCCGGGGAGCGCTCCTCCCTGTCCAACACCCTGTCGGACCCTGCCTGCACCAACGGAGCCGTGTCTCACACCTGCAACACCATCCGCtctacactcacacagctgGGGATCAACGCCGACTTCACCGGG CTTCCTGATGTGGTCGATCAGCTGGACAGTCTGGATGCCTTACTGAAGACAGACCTCAGCAACATCGTCCAGAGG GGCTACTCATCCTTCAATGACACTCCCAGACTGGTGAAAGAGCAAACCAAGGAAGtggtggcag CATTGCCTC gAGTAAAGGGAATGCTGGATAAGATTGGAGGAGAGATTATTGGCTTTTCCAAGATGTTCCCAGTGGAGCCATCTCTGGCTAACTTCACCATCTTCCTGGGTCAGGGCCAAAAGAACATCGAGTCCTACTACCCCCAGATCGACCAGCTAGATTTctacag GTGGATAGGCtgcgtgactgttctgtgtacAGTGGTTCTGATCCTGGCTTTCAACTTCCTGGGTCTGCTGTGTGGCACCTGTGGCTACGACAAACAGGCCACGCCCACCACCCGTGGCTGCCTCTCCAACACTGGGGGCAACCTGCTCATGGC aggGGTAGGGTTCACCTTCATCTTTGCCTGGGTGCTGATGGGAGTTGTAGCTGCTGGTTTCCTGGTCGGGGGAAACGTGGAGAAGTTGGTTTGCGAGCCTTTGGCTAACAAGCAACTGTTTAAG atcctaGACACTCCTTACATGGTTCACCCATCCAAGAAGAACTTCCTCCCTGGAATGCTTTTCCAGAATCCCAACATCGACCTCACTGTAGGAAGCATGTACCG GGAGTGTGTGAAAAACAACGGTCTGTATCATGCTCTGCAGCTGGAAACCATGTTCAACATCAACAGCTTCCTAAACAGGACTGTG TACAACAAGGACCTGAGCAAAGTGTTTGAGGGTGTGAAGATAGACCTGCAGAGTATTCAGCTGCTGGATCCGGAGGGAAGAGACAACCTTATCAACTTTGCCAACACTGGAGTGGGAGAGATCAACTTTGCAGCCTACCTGGCTGAG GTGAACAAGGGCGTGACTCTGGTGGATCTCTTGTCCTTCTGCAACGAGCTTGAGGCTCAGGCTGACCAACTG CCACGAGGAGCTCTGGAGAACGCACTGAAGGGCCATGCCAGCAATATCAGACAGATTCACAAAGAACAGGTTGTCCCAATGGAGCAAGCAGTG AAATTTGTGAGAGCTCGG AGTAGCCTCAGCTCAAGCATCCGCTTACTGCAGAGAACATCTAGAGAACTACCG ACCAAAGTCACAAATGTCCTGAGTGCTATCGACGCAGCCGAATACCTCATAACCCAGAATGCATCACACGTGGTCAAGCAG GAAACAGACGCCTATATACAGACTTTGGTGGGCTACTTCAAACAGTACACCACTTGGGTGAAGAACTCT CTGACGGGGGAAGTGGCTCAATGTAAACCCATCAGTAACCTGGTCGACTCCATGGAGATAGTGGCCTGCAGCTTCATAGTGGACTCAGTG aacACGTTCTGGTTCGGTCTGGGATGCTGCTGTATCTTCCTCATCCCCAGCACCATCTTTTCTGTAAAACTGGCCAAGTACTACCGGAGGATGGACACAGAGGATGTCTTTGAGGA TATGGTTATAACAGGTTACCATGGAGAGCAGGTATTTGGTATCCATGGCAACCCAGCCATGTTCAG TTGCCCATCCTACAACACCCTGACTCGCTTCCCCCGAGCCTCTGCCCCTCCACAGTATCCTGACTGGTGA
- the prom1b gene encoding prominin 1 b isoform X4 — protein sequence MRWTAGLVLLLCWGSSSSQPQRDSPEDDSFRSQANSSRQRSPPPVQALDFGFVPSAVYETHAYYEPGTIGILFHMVHAFLYVVQPNPFPKDLIVRVIQQNMGGIKIEEWRKPDNVVLLLQAIYYEMGFIVCVCAGCVFVLLMPIVGMCFCVCRCCENCGGEMHQRQRKNIDCQRGFFTTALVATSIFITVGVLFAYAANHNISSQIKSTRRLINANMRDLKTFANNTPAQIDYLTAQYSTAKNKVLSDMDNIGPLLGGRIQSQLEKEVVPSLDSALRMAGAMRETKEGLETVSSSLEVLHEGTARLQASLAGERSSLSNTLSDPACTNGAVSHTCNTIRSTLTQLGINADFTGLPDVVDQLDSLDALLKTDLSNIVQRGYSSFNDTPRLVKEQTKEVVAALPRVKGMLDKIGGEIIGFSKMFPVEPSLANFTIFLGQGQKNIESYYPQIDQLDFYRWIGCVTVLCTVVLILAFNFLGLLCGTCGYDKQATPTTRGCLSNTGGNLLMAGVGFTFIFAWVLMGVVAAGFLVGGNVEKLVCEPLANKQLFKILDTPYMVHPSKKNFLPGMLFQNPNIDLTVGSMYRECVKNNGLYHALQLETMFNINSFLNRTVYNKDLSKVFEGVKIDLQSIQLLDPEGRDNLINFANTGVGEINFAAYLAEVNKGVTLVDLLSFCNELEAQADQLPRGALENALKGHASNIRQIHKEQVVPMEQAVSSLSSSIRLLQRTSRELPTKVTNVLSAIDAAEYLITQNASHVVKQETDAYIQTLVGYFKQYTTWVKNSLTGEVAQCKPISNLVDSMEIVACSFIVDSVNTFWFGLGCCCIFLIPSTIFSVKLAKYYRRMDTEDVFEDMVITGYHGEQVFGIHGNPAMFSCPSYNTLTRFPRASAPPQYPDW from the exons ATGCGGTGGACAGCCGGACTCGTATTGCTACTATGCTGGGGATCATCGAGCAGTCAGCCACAGCGGGATTCACCTGAGGATGACTCTTTCCGTAGCCAAGCGAACTCCTCAAGACAGCGGTCCCCGCCACCTGTGCAGGCCCTAGACTTTGGTTTCGTGCCGTCAGCCGTGTATGAAACACACGCTTATTATGAGCCCGGTACCATTGGAATTCTGTTCCACATGGTACATGCGTTCCTCTACGTGGTCCAACCGAACCCCTTTCCTAAAG atCTGATCGTTAGAGTCATTCAGCAGAACATGGGAGGCATCAAAatagaggagtggaggaag CCAGACAATGTGGTCCTGTTACTCCAG GCCATCTACTATGAGATGGGcttcatcgtgtgtgtgtgcgcggggtgtgtgtttgtgctgctgATGCCCATCGTGGggatgtgcttctgtgtgtgtcgcTGCTGTGAGAACTGCGGCGGCGAGATGCACCAACGCCAGAGGAAAAACATTGACTGCCAGCGAGGGTTCTTCACCACCGCGCTCGTCGCCACTTCCATCTTCATCAC GGTGGGAGTTCTGTTTGCGTACGCTGCAAATCACAACATCAGCTCCCAGATCAAGAGTACCAGACGTCTTATCAACGCCAACATGAGAGACCTGAAGACCTTTGCCAACAACACCCCTGCa CAAATTGACTACTTGACAGCCCAGTATTCTACTGCCAAGAACAAAGTCCTTTCAGACATGGATA ACATTGGGCCGTTGCTGGGAGGGAGGATTCAATCACAGCTGGAGAAAGAGGTGGTGCCATCTCTGGATAGCGCCCTCCGCATGGCtggag CCATGCGGGAGACCAAGGAGGGCCTGGAGACGGTCAGCTCCTCTCTGGAGGTGCTCCATGAGGGGACGGCCCGCTTGCAGGCCAGCCTGGCCGGGGAGCGCTCCTCCCTGTCCAACACCCTGTCGGACCCTGCCTGCACCAACGGAGCCGTGTCTCACACCTGCAACACCATCCGCtctacactcacacagctgGGGATCAACGCCGACTTCACCGGG CTTCCTGATGTGGTCGATCAGCTGGACAGTCTGGATGCCTTACTGAAGACAGACCTCAGCAACATCGTCCAGAGG GGCTACTCATCCTTCAATGACACTCCCAGACTGGTGAAAGAGCAAACCAAGGAAGtggtggcag CATTGCCTC gAGTAAAGGGAATGCTGGATAAGATTGGAGGAGAGATTATTGGCTTTTCCAAGATGTTCCCAGTGGAGCCATCTCTGGCTAACTTCACCATCTTCCTGGGTCAGGGCCAAAAGAACATCGAGTCCTACTACCCCCAGATCGACCAGCTAGATTTctacag GTGGATAGGCtgcgtgactgttctgtgtacAGTGGTTCTGATCCTGGCTTTCAACTTCCTGGGTCTGCTGTGTGGCACCTGTGGCTACGACAAACAGGCCACGCCCACCACCCGTGGCTGCCTCTCCAACACTGGGGGCAACCTGCTCATGGC aggGGTAGGGTTCACCTTCATCTTTGCCTGGGTGCTGATGGGAGTTGTAGCTGCTGGTTTCCTGGTCGGGGGAAACGTGGAGAAGTTGGTTTGCGAGCCTTTGGCTAACAAGCAACTGTTTAAG atcctaGACACTCCTTACATGGTTCACCCATCCAAGAAGAACTTCCTCCCTGGAATGCTTTTCCAGAATCCCAACATCGACCTCACTGTAGGAAGCATGTACCG GGAGTGTGTGAAAAACAACGGTCTGTATCATGCTCTGCAGCTGGAAACCATGTTCAACATCAACAGCTTCCTAAACAGGACTGTG TACAACAAGGACCTGAGCAAAGTGTTTGAGGGTGTGAAGATAGACCTGCAGAGTATTCAGCTGCTGGATCCGGAGGGAAGAGACAACCTTATCAACTTTGCCAACACTGGAGTGGGAGAGATCAACTTTGCAGCCTACCTGGCTGAG GTGAACAAGGGCGTGACTCTGGTGGATCTCTTGTCCTTCTGCAACGAGCTTGAGGCTCAGGCTGACCAACTG CCACGAGGAGCTCTGGAGAACGCACTGAAGGGCCATGCCAGCAATATCAGACAGATTCACAAAGAACAGGTTGTCCCAATGGAGCAAGCAGTG AGTAGCCTCAGCTCAAGCATCCGCTTACTGCAGAGAACATCTAGAGAACTACCG ACCAAAGTCACAAATGTCCTGAGTGCTATCGACGCAGCCGAATACCTCATAACCCAGAATGCATCACACGTGGTCAAGCAG GAAACAGACGCCTATATACAGACTTTGGTGGGCTACTTCAAACAGTACACCACTTGGGTGAAGAACTCT CTGACGGGGGAAGTGGCTCAATGTAAACCCATCAGTAACCTGGTCGACTCCATGGAGATAGTGGCCTGCAGCTTCATAGTGGACTCAGTG aacACGTTCTGGTTCGGTCTGGGATGCTGCTGTATCTTCCTCATCCCCAGCACCATCTTTTCTGTAAAACTGGCCAAGTACTACCGGAGGATGGACACAGAGGATGTCTTTGAGGA TATGGTTATAACAGGTTACCATGGAGAGCAGGTATTTGGTATCCATGGCAACCCAGCCATGTTCAG TTGCCCATCCTACAACACCCTGACTCGCTTCCCCCGAGCCTCTGCCCCTCCACAGTATCCTGACTGGTGA